From the genome of Eucalyptus grandis isolate ANBG69807.140 chromosome 2, ASM1654582v1, whole genome shotgun sequence, one region includes:
- the LOC104423084 gene encoding uncharacterized protein LOC104423084, translated as MASTCCPIEMEPRTLSEGQLNHAREVAADVVQKMEPEKATSIFTEGLKPADPAKDTQRSAENREEVDGEVIESQRQAAKCIEQPCQCSCVSALSESPDQLQLKEPLSAPF; from the exons ATGGCTAGTACTTGTTGCCCCATTGAGATGGAGCCTCGCACCCTGAGCGAAGGCCAGCTCAACCATGCCCGG GAAGTTGCAGCTGACGTAGTTCAGAAGATGGAACCGGAGAAAGCCACATCAATATTCACCGAG GGATTGAAGCCGGCCGACCCCGCGAAGGACACGCAGCGATCGGCCGAGAACAGAGAGGAAGTCGACGGCGAGGTGATCGAGTCGCAAAGGCAAGCGGCGAAATGCATCGAGCAGCCTTGCCAGTGCTCGTGCGTGTCGGCGTTGAGCGAATCTCCGGACCAACTCCAGCTCAAGGAGCCTCTTTCAGCACCGTTCTGA
- the LOC104423081 gene encoding casein kinase 1-like protein HD16, with product MPVPRGGASKGRAAENRRNLEADEGIATRTRRRRAAAAAAVAVAQPKKSARRAKGAAAENLAAAVADEERQQNRLSEVGLRTAGGGGGGGGEEREEVGEKPMDEFNSKGRSGGKANAAEEEGNTAPLPEKVQVGGSPVYRIDRKLGKGGFGQVYVGRRVSAGSSSDITTGPGAVEVALKFEHRSSKGCSYGPPHEWQVYNTLGGSHGVPRVHYKGRQGDFYVMVMDMLGPSLWDVWNNNSHSMSTEMVACIAIEAISILEKLHTRGYIHGDVKPENFLLGTPGTPDEKKLFLVDLGLATRWRDNSTGLHVEYDQRPDVFRGTVRYASVHAHLGRTASRRDDLESLAYTLIFLLRGRLPWQGYQGENKGFLVCKKKMATSPETLCCFCPLPFRQFVEHVVNLKFDEEPKYARYISLFDGIIGPNPDVRPINTEGAQKLVIQVGQKRGRLTLEEDEDEDGQPKKKIRLGMPATQWISVYNARRPMKQRYHYNVADNRLSQHIDKGNEDGLFISSVASCQNLWALIMDAGTGFTSQVHEFSSYFLHKEWIMEQWEKNYYISAIGGSTNGSSLVVMSKGTQYLQQSYKVSDSFPFKWINKKWKEGFYVTSMGTAGSRWAIVMSRGAGFSEQVVELDFLYPSEGIHRRWDSGYRITATAATWDQAAFVLSIPRRKPTDETQETLRTSAFPSTHVKEKWAKNLYLASICYGRTVS from the exons ATGCCGGTACCGCGTGGCGGCGCGTCCAAGGGCCGAGCGGCGGAGAACCGACGGAATCTTGAAGCCGACGAGGGCATCGCCACGCGGACGAGGAggcggcgtgcggcggcggcggcggcggttgcgGTCGCGCAACCGAAGAAGAGCGCCCGGCGGGCGAAGGGAGCTGCTGCTGAGAATTTGGCTGCCGCGGTCGCTGACGAGGAGAGACAGCAGAATAGGTTGTCGGAAGTGGGATTGAGAACCgccggcggtggtggtggtggcggcggagaagagagggaggaggtggGTGAGAAGCCAATGGATGAATTCAATAGCAAGGGACGGAGCGGTGGGAAGGCAAATGCGGCCGAGGAGGAGGGAAACACTGCTCCGCTTCCGGAAAAG GTCCAAGTTGGTGGTTCCCCAGTGTACAGAATAGACAGAAAATTGGGAAAAGGTGGTTTTGGCCAAGTTTATGTTGGCCGACGTGTTTCTGCTGGAAGTTCAAGCGATATTACCACAGGGCCAGGAGCTGTAGAG GTGGCATTGAAATTTGAGCATAGAAGCAGCAAAGGATGCAGCTATGGCCCCCCTCATGAATGGCAAGTCTACAA CACCCTCGGTGGTAGTCATGGTGTACCAAGAGTACATTACAAGGGTCGACAGGGTGATTTCTATGTCATG GTAATGGATATGCTCGGGCCAAGCTTGTGGGATGTGTGGAATAATAATTCTCACTC AATGTCCACTGAAATGGTGGCATGCATAGCCATTGAAGCAATTTCCATATTGGAGAAGTTGCACACAAGAGG GTACATTCATGGTGATGTAAAGCCTGAGAATTTTCTGCTAGGGACTCCTGGAACTCCTGATGAGAAGAAGCTATTCCTAGTTGATCTTGGATTAG CTACAAGATGGCGGGATAATTCAACAGGTCTGCATGTAGAGTATGACCAAAGACCAGATGTTTTCAG GGGGACTGTGCGCTATGCGAGTGTACATGCTCATTTAGGAAGAACTGCAAGTAGGAGAGATgatcttgaatctcttgcctacACTCTGATTTTCCTCCTTCGAGGTCGTTTGCCATGGCAAGGATATCAG GGAGAGAATAAGGGGTTCCTTGTTTGCAAGAAGAAGATGGCAACATCTCCAGAGACTCTGTGTTGCTTCTGTCCGCTGCCATTCCGACAGTTTGTTGAACATGTGGTTAACTTGAAGTTTGACGAAGAACCAAAATATGCAAgatacatttctctttttgatggGATCATTGGACCAAATCCGGATGTTAGACCTATCAATACAGAGGGTGCTCAAAAG CTTGTAATTCAAGTGGGTCAGAAGAGAGGACGGTTGACCCTGGAGGAGGACGAAGATGAAGACGgacaaccaaagaagaagatccGATTGGGTATGCCAGCTACTCAGTGGATTAGTGTTTATAATGCGCGGCGTCCTATGAAGCAAAG GTATCACTACAATGTAGCAGACAACAGGCTCAGCCAGCACATTGACAAAGGAAATGAAGATGGCTTATTTATCAGTAGTGTTGCCTCCTGCCAAAACCTCTGGGCCCTAATTATGGATGCCGGCACTGGGTTTACTTCACAAGTTCATgaattttcatcttattttcttcACAAG GAATGGATAATGGAGCAATGGGAAAAGAACTACTATATCAGTGCGATAGGGGGATCTACTAACGGGAGTTCTTTGGTGGTGATGTCAAAAG GTACACAGTATCTGCAGCAGTCCTACAAAGTAAGTGATTCGTTTCCATTCAAGTGGATCAACAAAAAGTGGAAGGAGGGTTTCTACGTGACATCTATGGGTACAGCTGGTAGTAGATGGGCAATAGTTATGTCTCGCGGTGCCGGATTCTCAGAGCAG GTGGTCGAACTGGATTTCCTTTATCCCAGCGAGGGTATTCATCGGCGATGGGACTCTGGATATCGTATAACAGCAACAGCTGCGACATGGGATCAGGCTGCATTCGTTCTCAGTATACCAAGAAGAAAACCCACGGATGAGACCCAGGAGACTCTTCGAACTTCCGCTTTTCCGAGCACACATGTCAAG GAGAAATGGGCAAAGAATCTCTATTTAGCATCGATCTGCTACGGGAGGACGGTTTCATGA
- the LOC104423083 gene encoding GATA transcription factor 12 produces MKMEVSEYFVGGYPGEFSPEKKGGEQFAVDDLLDFSNEDAAMMTAADGFFDGVGTNSADSSTVTAVDSSCNSSISCGDNTLSGSFGSRSFGDSSFAGELCVPYDDLAELEWLSNFVEDSFSTKQNLQQPLHFIPGSKTPTPESSCSDALARPELLDLKPAAANAAANGADANAGPSIFLPETPLPSKSRSKRSRAAPCDWTTRLLHLSPVKPPKTAPASMKKREGPDGDPDSVPRRCLHCASEKTPQWRTGPMGPKTLCNACGVRFKSGRLVPEYRPAASPTFVSAKHSNSHRKVLELRRQKELHRPHHHHHHHQPQQYFGQSPMFGMSAGGADEFLINHCGGPAYRHMI; encoded by the exons ATGAAGATGGAGGTGTCGGAGTACTTTGTCGGGGGCTACCCCGGCGAGTTCTCCCCGGAGAAGAAGGGCGGGGAGCAATTCGCCGTCGACGACCTCCTCGACTTCTCCAACGAGGACGCCGCCATGATGACCGCCGCCGACGGCTTCTTCGACGGCGTCGGCACCAACTCGGCCGACTCCTCCACCGTCACCGCCGTCGACAGCAGCTGCAATTCCTCCATCTCCTGCGGCGACAACACCCTCTCCGGCAGCTTCGGGTCCCGGAGCTTCGGGGACTCCAGTTTTGCCGGCGAGCTCTGCGTTCCG TACGATGACTTGGCGGAGCTTGAATGGCTGTCGAATTTCGTGGAGGACTCGTTCTCGACTAAGCAGAACCTCCAACAGCCCCTCCACTTCATTCCCGGATCCAAAACGCCCACCCCGGAATCGTCCTGCTCCGACGCCCTGGCCCGGCCCGAGCTCCTCGACCTCAAGCCCGCCGCCGCCAATGCCGCCGCCAATGGCGCCGACGCCAATGCCGGCCCCTCGATTTTCCTCCCGGAGACGCCCCTCCCCTCCAAGTCCCGGAGCAAGCGGTCCCGCGCCGCCCCTTGCGACTGGACCACCCGCCTCCTCCACCTGTCCCCCGTCAAGCCGCCCAAGACCGCCCCGGCATCCATGAAGAAGCGGGAGGGCCCGGACGGGGACCCGGACTCGGTGCCCCGGAGGTGCCTCCACTGCGCGTCCGAGAAGACGCCCCAGTGGAGGACGGGCCCCATGGGGCCGAAGACGCTGTGCAACGCCTGCGGCGTCCGGTTCAAGTCGGGCCGCCTGGTGCCCGAGTACCGGCCGGCCGCGAGCCCGACCTTCGTGTCTGCAAAGCACTCGAATTCGCACCGCAAGGTCCTGGAGCTCCGGAGGCAGAAGGAGCTCCACAGgccgcaccaccaccaccaccaccaccagccgcAGCAGTACTTCGGTCAGAGCCCCATGTTCGGCATGTCGGCCGGGGGGGCCGACGAGTTCTTGATCAACCACTGCGGCGGACCCGCTTACCGGCATATGATCTAG
- the LOC104423078 gene encoding ABC transporter G family member 35, protein MEGFERGRSWRQRSQNMSRNMSRSMSRSISRSMSRTNWGMEDVFAGSRQSRRTSRIDEDEEALKWAAIERLPTYDRLRTSIFQTFVENDEQNREQKLVVDVRKMDLSDRQQFIDRIFKVAEEDNERFLKKFRSRTDKVGIQLPKVEVRFEHLNVEADCYIGSRALPTLANVALNMAESVLGLAGIRRAKRTKLTILKDVSGIVKPSRMTLLLGPPSSGKTTLLLALAGRLDPTLQVEGETSYNGYRLSEFVPQKTSAYISQNDVHLGVLTVKETLDFSARCQGVGTRYELLSELANREKDAGIFPEPEVDLFMKATAMEGVESSLITDYTLKILGLDICRDTIVGDEMQRGISGGQKKRVTTGEMIVGPTKTLFMDEISTGLDSSTTYQIVKCLQQVAHLTDATILMSLLQPAPETFDLFDDIIFLSEGQIVYQGPREHVLEFFERCGFRCPERKGTADFLQEVTSRKDQEQYWADKTRPYQYISVREFANRFKQFHVGMRLDNELSIPFDRRRNHQAALAFTKYSVSMMELVKTCFDREWLLIKKNAFVYIFKTVQIIIVAVIGSTVFIRSRMHTQNEMDGMLYIGALLFSMVINMFNGFAELSMAIQRLPVFYKQRDLLFHPPWTFTLPNFLLTIPMSVVESVVWLVITYYSMGFAPEASRFFKQLLLIFLIQQMAAGLFRFIASACRTVIIASTGGALMLLLVFLLGGFIIPHGNIPKWWKWGYWASPLTYAFNAMAVNEMFAPRWMNKLATSGDKPLGLAVLNVYDLSSENWYWIGASALIGFIILLNVLYTLALTYLNPFGKPQATISEEADNDEEDEHSESKDKSRMRRLSSIMREPFSGPLSTFDGNNTRDMELRRMSSRTNANGESRNAYSNLESARGVAAKTGMVLPFAPLAMSFDNVNYYVDMPPEMKEQGVTDDKLQLLREVTGAFRPGVLTALMGVSGAGKTTLMDVLAGRKTGGYIEGDIKISGFPKKQETFARISGYCEQNDIHSPQVTVRESLIYSAFLRLPKEVGKEEKMIFVDEVMELVELDNLKDALVGLPGITGLSTEQRKRLTIAVELVANPSIIFMDEPTSGLDARAAAIVMRTVRNTVDTGRTVVCTIHQPSIDIFEAFDELLLMKRGGQVIYYGPLGRNSHKVVEYFESIPGVPKIKEKYNPATYMLEVSSIAAEIRLKMDFAEHYKSSSLFKRNKELVNELSTPPPGAKDLYFPTQYSQSSWGQFKSCLWKQWWTYWRSPDYNLVRNFFTLASALMVGTIFWKVGTKRDSQSDLTTIIGAMYAAVLFIGINNCSTVQPVVAVERTVFYRERAAGMYSALPYALAQVICELPYVLFQTTYYTVIVYAMVCFEWTVAKFFWFFFICFFSFLYFTYYGMMTVALTPNQQVAAIFAAAFYGLFNLFSGFFIPRPKIPKWWVWYYWICPVAWTVYGCIVSQYGDVEHKIQVPGKDDQPIKQYIQDYFGYDPNFMGPVAGVLVAFTVFFAFMYAYCIKALNFQTR, encoded by the exons ATGGAGGGATTCGAACGGGGGAGGTCGTGGAGGCAAAGGAGCCAAAACATGAGCCGTAACATGAGCCGGAGCATGAGCCGGAGCATCAGCAGGAGCATGAGCAGGACTAACTGGGGCATGGAAGATGTGTTTGCCGGTTCTCGACAATCGAGACGGACGAGCCGCATCGACGAAGATGAAGAGGCTCTCAAGTGGGCTGCGATCGAGAGGTTGCCGACGTATGACCGGCTACGGACGAGCATCTTCCAAACTTTTGTCGAGAACGACGAGCAGAACCGCGAACAGAAGTTGGTGGTGGATGTGAGGAAGATGGACCTGAGTGATAGGCAACAGTTCATTGATAGGATCTTCAaagtggctgaagaagataatgagaGGTTCTTGAAAAAGTTCAGAAGCAGGACTGATAA GGTAGGGATCCAACTTCCGAAGGTGGAGGTGAGATTTGAGCATCTAAATGTGGAAGCAGATTGTTACATCGGAAGCAGAGCTCTTCCAACACTCGCCAATGTTGCCCTAAACATGGCTGAGTCAGTTCTTGGTTTAGCTGGGATTAGACGGGCCAAGAGGACAAAACTCACCATCCTTAAAGATGTCTCTGGCATTGTCAAGCCATCAAG GATGACCCTTCTATTAGGTCCACCATCCTCAGGGAAGACTACCCTTTTGCTAGCTCTGGCAGGAAGATTGGACCCAACGTTGCAG GTTGAAGGGGAAACATCATACAATGGGTACAGGCTCAGTGAATTTGTGCCTCAAAAGACATCTGCATATATCAGCCAAAATGATGTGCATTTGGGTGTATTGACCGTGAAAGAAACTCTAGATTTCTCTGCAAGATGCCAAGGAGTTGGAACCAGATATG AGCTGCTCTCTGAGCTTGCAAATAGGGAAAAAGATGCTGGGATATTTCCAGAGCCGGAGGTTGATCTTTTCATGAAG GCCACAGCCATGGAAGGTGTTGAGAGCAGTTTAATTACAGATTATACATTGAAG ATCTTAGGGCTTGACATATGTCGAGACACGATTGTCGGAGACGAAATGCAGCGTGGGATATCCGGTGGACAGAAGAAAAGAGTAACAACAG GAGAGATGATTGTTGGGCCTACAAAAACATTGTTCATGGATGAAATATCAACTGGCCTCGACAGTTCGACGACGTACCAGATTGTGAAATGCCTGCAACAAGTGGCACATCTCACTGATGCTACAATCTTAATGTCATTGCTGCAACCTGCACCGGAGacatttgatttgtttgacGATATCATTTTCTTATCAGAAGGCCAGATTGTGTACCAGGGACCACGAGAACACGTTCTTGAGTTCTTTGAGCGATGCGGGTTCAGGTGCCCTGAGAGAAAGGGTACTGCTGATTTCTTGCAAGAg GTTACCTCGAGAAAGGACCAAGAGCAATACTGGGCAGACAAAACCAGACCATACCAGTACATATCAGTCAGGGAGTTCGCCAACAGATTCAAGCAATTTCATGTCGGCATGAGGCTCGACAATGAGCTCTCCATCCCGTTTGATAGGAGGAGGAATCACCAAGCGGCTCTAGCCTTCACGAAATACTCTGTCTCAATGATGGAGCTAGTTAAAACCTGTTTTGACAGGGAATGGCTGCTGATAAAGAAAAACGCATTTGTGTACATTTTCAAGACCGTCCAGATCATTATCGTGGCAGTCATTGGTTCGACAGTGTTCATCAGGAGCAGGATGCACACTCAGAATGAAATGGATGGGATGCTGTATATTGGCGCTCTCCTGTTCTCGATGGTCATCAACATGTTCAACGGTTTTGCTGAGCTGAGCATGGCTATTCAGAGGCTTCCAGTTTTCTACAAGCAGAGAGACCTTCTGTTTCACCCTCCTTGGACCTTCACGTTGCCTAATTTCTTGCTCACAATTCCCATGTCCGTGGTGGAGTCTGTGGTTTGGCTGGTCATTACGTACTATTCCATGGGATTTGCTCCAGAAGCTAGCAG GTTCTTCAAGCAACTTCTATTGATATTCTTGATCCAACAAATGGCTGCTGGGCTATTTCGATTCATTGCAAGTGCTTGTAGGACTGTGATCATCGCTAGTACAGGCGGTGCTTTAATGCTACTCCTCGTGTTTTTGCTTGGAGGTTTCATTATTCCTCATG GTAATATACCTAAATGGTGGAAGTGGGGTTACTGGGCATCGCCTTTAACTTATGCTTTCAATGCCATGGCTGTGAATGAGATGTTTGCTCCTCGTTGGATGAATAAACTG GCTACCAGCGGTGATAAACCTTTGGGTTTGGCAGTGCTCAACGTGTATGATCTGTCCAGTGAGAATTGGTATTGGATTGGTGCATCAGCTCTAATTGGATTCATAATTCTCTTGAATGTTCTCTATACCCTTGCACTCACGTACCTAAATC CTTTTGGAAAGCCTCAAGCTACAATATCTGAAGAAGCAGACAACGATGAGGAAGACGAGCACTCAGAATCGAAGGACAAATCTAGAATGAGGAGACTTTCTTCGATTATGAGAGAGCCTTTTAGTGGGCCCTTATCTACATTCGATGGGAACAACACAA GAGACATGGAGCTCCGAAGGATGAGTAGCCGAACAAATGCCAATGGCGAGAGCAGAAATGCTTATTCTAATCTTGAATCAGCAAGAGGCGTTGCTGCGAAGACTGGAATGGTTCTGCCATTCGCTCCTCTAGCAATGTCCTTTGATAACGTAAATTATTACGTAGACATGCCTCCG GAAATGAAGGAACAAGGGGTCACGGATGACAAACTCCAGTTACTCAGGGAAGTAACAGGTGCATTTAGACCTGGAGTGTTGACTGCACTGATGGGAGTAAGCGGAGCTGGAAAGACTACCTTAATGGATGTTTTAGCAGGGCGGAAGACAGGTGGCTATATTGAAGGCGACATCAAAATTTCAGGATTtcccaagaaacaagaaaccTTCGCCAGAATTTCGGGATATTGTGAGCAAAACGATATTCACTCACCACAAGTCACCGTGAGGGAATCTTTAATCTACTCAGCTTTCCTACGTCTACCAAAAGAAgttgggaaagaagaaaaaatg ATTTTTGTTGATGAGGTGATGGAGTTGGTAGAATTAGATAATCTCAAGGATGCACTAGTTGGTCTTCCAGGAATTACGGGTTTATCGACAGAACAAAGGAAAAGATTGACTATAGCCGTAGAGCTTGTCGCTAATCCATCTATTATATTCATGGATGAGCCAACATCAGGTCTTGATGCACGAGCTGCGGCTATTGTAATGAGAACAGTGAGGAACACAGTAGATACTGGACGGACTGTGGTCTGCACAATTCACCAGCCTAGCATCGACATTTTCGAAGCATTTGATGAG CTGCTGCTAATGAAGAGAGGAGGGCAAGTGATATATTACGGACCACTGGGTCGGAATTCCCACAAGGTCGTCGAATACTTTGAG TCTATTCCTGGAGTCCCAAAAATCAAGGAGAAGTACAATCCTGCAACGTATATGCTTGAGGTGAGCTCGATAGCAGCTGAAATACGGCTGAAGATGGACTTTGCTGAGCATTACAAATCATCGTCCTTGTTCAA GAGGAACAAGGAACTAGTGAATGAGCTGAGTACACCACCTCCAGGGGCGAAGGATCTGTATTTCCCGACGCAATACTCGCAGTCCTCATGGGGACAGTTCAAATCTTGTCTTTGGAAACAATGGTGGACTTATTGGAGAAGTCCGGACTATAACCTTGTGAGAAACTTTTTCACATTAGCAAGTGCCCTAATGGTAGGGACAATTTTCTGGAAGGTCGGCACCAAGAG GGATAGTCAGTCTGATCTGACCACGATTATTGGAGCTATGTACGCTGCCGTCTTATTTATCGGCATTAATAATTGTTCAACCGTACAACCCGTGGTAGCTGTTGAGAGAACCGTGTTTTATCGAGAAAGAGCGGCTGGAATGTATTCTGCTCTGCCTTATGCGCTTGCACAG GTGATATGCGAACTGCCGTACGTACTCTTTCAGACCACATATTACACGGTGATTGTGTATGCAATGGTCTGCTTCGAGTGGACGGTGGCAAAATTCTTCTGGTTCTTCTTCAtctgcttcttctcctttctctacTTCACATACTATGGGATGATGACAGTAGCCCTCACGCCCAACCAGCAAGTAGCTGCC
- the LOC120290332 gene encoding uncharacterized protein LOC120290332 yields the protein MANQSGNDNHGQRAGRSRRAFQFAVATMFSIWLLFQINHQFDSQRHRQNEENISIPDSGALLLGRKVNLGFMAGGLVPHNEEHSYLGDNDIAGESEKTEELIGEAREGLIREESVGFPKLIIEVTGDGRVRDGGAVTYEGNVFADENGVPPDVSGVYAMKSEDDIASAALDTL from the coding sequence ATGGCTAACCAATCCGGCAACGACAATCACGGACAGAGGGCAGGACGATCCAGGAGAGCATTCCAATTTGCTGTTGCCACGATGTTTAGCATCTGGCTGCTCTTTCAGATCAATCATCAATTCGACAGTCAAAGACATCGCCAGAACGAGGAGAACATAAGCATCCCGGACTCGGGCGCGCTACTTTTAGGCCGTAAGGTGAATCTGGGATTCATGGCAGGAGGTCTTGTACCACATAACGAGGAGCACTCTTACCTCGGCGACAATGATATAGCCGGCGAAAGCGAAAAGACTGAGGAGCTGATAGGAGAGGCAAGGGAGGGTCTGATTCGTGAAGAGAGCGTCGGTTTTCCGAAATTGATCATAGAAGTAACCGGCGATGGCAGAGTTCGAGATGGAGGGGCAGTGACTTACGAAGGCAATGTCTTTGCGGATGAGAACGGGGTACCACCCGATGTGAGCGGTGTGTATGCGATGAAATCTGAAGACGACATTGCGTCTGCAGCACTTGATACGCTATGA